One region of Micromonospora ureilytica genomic DNA includes:
- the pdhA gene encoding pyruvate dehydrogenase (acetyl-transferring) E1 component subunit alpha, producing MAKGDPGGTTRSRRATPRSRKGAAGDPALVQLLTPEGERIDSATGPDGTEYRVDFTDEEYRGLYRDLVLVRKLDAEATALQRQGELGLWASLLGQEAAQVGSGRALRTQDMAFPTYREHGVLYCRGIDPIMPLGLFRGVDQGGWDPNEFKFNMYTIVIGAQTLHATGYAMGITIDGKTGTDDGEAAIAYFGDGATSQGDVNEAFVWASVFNAPLVFFCQNNQYAISEPLERQTRVPLYQRAAGFGFPGVRVDGNDVLATYAVTRTALDNARLGQGPSLIEAYTYRMGAHTTSDDPTRYRIASEVEAWQAKDPIARVKVFLEKQKIADADFFAEIDEQARRESVHLRERVLAMPDPEPVTMFDHVYPNGSPLLDEQRAKFSRYMESFEGSAH from the coding sequence ATGGCAAAGGGCGACCCCGGGGGCACCACCCGCAGCAGGCGGGCCACACCCCGCTCCAGGAAGGGCGCGGCCGGCGACCCCGCGCTGGTGCAGCTACTCACTCCCGAAGGCGAGCGGATCGACAGCGCCACCGGGCCGGACGGCACCGAGTACCGCGTCGACTTCACCGACGAGGAGTACCGCGGCCTCTACCGCGACCTGGTGCTGGTCCGGAAGCTGGACGCCGAGGCGACCGCCCTCCAGCGCCAGGGCGAGTTGGGCCTCTGGGCCAGCCTGCTCGGCCAGGAGGCCGCCCAGGTCGGCTCCGGCCGGGCGCTGCGCACCCAGGACATGGCCTTCCCGACCTACCGGGAGCACGGCGTCCTCTACTGCCGGGGCATCGACCCGATCATGCCGCTCGGCCTGTTCCGCGGCGTCGACCAGGGCGGCTGGGACCCGAACGAGTTCAAGTTCAACATGTACACGATCGTCATCGGCGCGCAGACCCTGCACGCGACCGGCTACGCGATGGGCATCACCATCGACGGTAAGACCGGCACCGACGACGGTGAGGCCGCGATCGCCTACTTCGGCGACGGCGCCACCAGCCAGGGCGACGTGAACGAGGCGTTCGTCTGGGCCAGCGTGTTCAACGCGCCGCTTGTCTTCTTCTGCCAGAACAACCAGTACGCGATTTCCGAGCCGCTGGAGCGGCAGACCCGGGTCCCGCTCTACCAGCGGGCCGCCGGCTTCGGCTTCCCCGGCGTACGGGTGGACGGCAACGACGTGCTCGCCACGTACGCGGTCACCCGCACCGCGCTGGACAACGCCCGCCTCGGACAGGGGCCGAGCCTGATCGAGGCGTACACCTACCGGATGGGCGCGCACACCACCTCCGACGACCCGACCCGCTACCGCATCGCGAGCGAGGTCGAGGCGTGGCAGGCCAAGGACCCGATCGCCCGGGTCAAGGTCTTCCTGGAGAAGCAGAAGATCGCCGACGCGGACTTCTTCGCCGAGATCGACGAGCAGGCCCGCCGCGAGTCGGTGCACCTGCGCGAGCGGGTGCTCGCCATGCCCGACCCGGAGCCGGTGACGATGTTCGACCACGTCTACCCCAACGGGTCCCCGCTGCTCGACGAGCAGCGCGCGAAGTTCAGCCGCTACATGGAGTCGTTCGAGGGGAGCGCCCACTGA
- a CDS encoding alpha-ketoacid dehydrogenase subunit beta codes for MATETLTIGKALNTGLRRALENDPKVIIMGEDVGKLGGVFRITDGLQKDFGDQRVIDTPLAESGIIGTAVGLAIRGYRPVCEIQFDGFVYPAYDQIVSQVAKMHYRSGGRLSIPMVIRIPFGGGIGAVEHHSESPEAYFAHTAGLKVVTCSNPQDAYVMIQQAIASDDPIVFLEPKRRYWEKGQVDLDAPLSDAYPLHSARVVRPGTDATVLAYGPMVRTCLEAATAAAEDGRELEVIDLRSLSPLDLTAAYESVKRTGRAVVVHEAPSNIGLGAELAARITEECFYSLESPVLRVTGFDIPYPAARVEEEFLPDLDRVLDAVDRTFGW; via the coding sequence ATGGCCACGGAGACGCTCACCATCGGCAAGGCCCTCAACACCGGTCTGCGCCGCGCCCTCGAGAACGACCCCAAGGTCATCATCATGGGCGAGGACGTCGGCAAGCTCGGCGGCGTCTTCCGGATCACCGACGGTCTGCAGAAGGACTTCGGCGACCAGCGGGTGATCGACACCCCGTTGGCCGAGTCCGGCATCATCGGCACAGCTGTCGGTCTGGCCATCCGTGGCTACCGACCGGTCTGCGAGATCCAGTTCGACGGCTTCGTCTACCCCGCGTACGACCAGATCGTGTCGCAGGTGGCGAAGATGCACTACCGCTCGGGCGGCCGGCTCAGCATCCCCATGGTGATCCGGATCCCGTTCGGCGGCGGCATCGGCGCGGTCGAGCACCACTCCGAGTCGCCGGAGGCGTACTTCGCGCACACCGCCGGCCTGAAGGTGGTGACCTGCTCCAACCCGCAGGACGCGTACGTGATGATCCAGCAGGCCATCGCCTCGGACGACCCGATCGTCTTCCTGGAGCCCAAGCGACGCTACTGGGAGAAGGGCCAGGTCGACCTGGACGCGCCGCTGTCCGACGCGTACCCCCTGCACTCGGCCCGGGTCGTGCGGCCCGGCACCGACGCCACCGTGCTGGCCTACGGCCCGATGGTGCGGACGTGCCTGGAGGCGGCGACCGCCGCCGCCGAGGACGGCCGGGAGCTGGAGGTCATCGACCTGCGCTCGCTCTCGCCGCTGGACCTGACCGCGGCGTACGAGTCGGTGAAGCGCACCGGCCGTGCGGTCGTGGTGCACGAGGCACCGTCCAACATCGGCCTCGGCGCCGAGTTGGCCGCCCGGATCACCGAGGAGTGCTTCTACTCGCTGGAGTCGCCCGTGCTGCGGGTGACCGGCTTCGACATCCCCTACCCGGCTGCCCGGGTGGAGGAGGAGTTCCTGCCCGACCTCGATCGGGTGCTCGACGCCGTCGACCGCACCTTCGGCTGGTGA
- a CDS encoding dihydrolipoamide acetyltransferase family protein, translated as MSDMSRIKTFNLPDLGEGLTEGEILAWLVKVGDTIELNQPIVEVETAKAAVEIPAKWAGQVQAIHHPEGTTVEVGTPIIAIDTDPGAGPLETPSTTATPSGDLPTPSAASLAAVEVAPAEGMIEPGLIGGAAPGGRTAVLVGYGPRTTAAKRRPRKGEVPAQAVATPATPTIPAPQVHDRPRGASGGVLAKPPVRKLAKDLGVDLGTLTGSGPLGSITREDVQQAASGATVVVAEPIAAATAPSFGADREQRIPVKGVRKLTAENMSRSAFTAPHVTEFLTVDVTRAMKALDRLRGRREWRDVRVSPLLLVAKAVLLAVQRHPMVNSTWAGDEIVVKEYVNLGIAAATERGLIVPNVKDAGRLSLRELADALTDLVQTAKSGRTSPAAMSGGTLTITNVGVFGVDTGTPILPPGESAILAFGAVREMPWVHKGKVKVRQVTTLGLSFDHRIIDGELGSKFLRDVGDFLTDPEAALLAWT; from the coding sequence GTGAGCGACATGTCCCGGATCAAGACGTTCAACCTGCCCGACCTGGGCGAGGGGCTGACCGAGGGCGAGATCCTGGCCTGGCTGGTCAAGGTCGGCGACACCATCGAGCTGAACCAGCCGATCGTCGAGGTGGAGACGGCGAAGGCGGCCGTGGAGATCCCGGCGAAGTGGGCCGGGCAGGTGCAGGCGATCCACCACCCGGAGGGCACCACTGTCGAGGTCGGTACGCCGATCATCGCGATCGACACCGACCCGGGGGCTGGCCCGCTGGAGACGCCGTCGACCACTGCCACGCCCAGCGGTGACCTGCCCACCCCGTCGGCGGCCTCGCTGGCTGCGGTGGAGGTGGCACCGGCCGAGGGCATGATCGAGCCCGGCCTGATCGGTGGTGCGGCCCCTGGTGGGCGGACGGCGGTGCTGGTCGGCTACGGCCCGCGTACGACCGCCGCGAAGCGCCGCCCCCGCAAGGGCGAGGTCCCCGCGCAGGCCGTGGCGACCCCCGCCACCCCCACGATTCCGGCACCACAGGTCCATGATCGACCCCGTGGGGCGAGCGGCGGCGTGTTGGCCAAGCCGCCGGTGCGCAAGCTCGCCAAGGATCTCGGGGTCGACCTCGGCACGTTGACCGGGTCGGGGCCGCTCGGCTCGATCACCCGGGAGGACGTGCAGCAGGCGGCGAGCGGCGCGACAGTTGTGGTTGCCGAGCCGATCGCTGCGGCGACCGCGCCCAGCTTCGGAGCGGACCGGGAGCAGCGCATTCCGGTCAAGGGCGTCCGCAAGCTCACCGCCGAGAACATGTCCCGTTCGGCGTTCACCGCCCCGCACGTGACGGAGTTCCTGACCGTCGACGTGACCCGGGCGATGAAGGCACTGGACCGGCTGCGCGGCCGCCGGGAGTGGCGCGACGTACGGGTCTCGCCGCTGCTGCTGGTGGCGAAGGCGGTGCTGCTGGCGGTGCAACGGCACCCGATGGTCAACTCGACCTGGGCGGGCGACGAGATCGTGGTCAAGGAGTACGTCAACCTCGGCATCGCGGCGGCCACCGAGCGCGGTCTGATCGTGCCGAACGTCAAGGACGCCGGCCGACTCTCGCTGCGGGAGTTGGCGGACGCGCTGACCGACCTGGTGCAGACGGCGAAGTCCGGTCGCACCTCGCCTGCGGCCATGTCCGGCGGCACCCTGACCATCACCAACGTCGGCGTTTTCGGGGTGGACACCGGCACACCGATCCTGCCGCCGGGTGAGTCCGCGATCCTGGCCTTCGGTGCGGTGCGGGAGATGCCCTGGGTACACAAGGGCAAGGTCAAGGTTCGCCAGGTCACCACGCTGGGGCTGAGCTTCGATCACCGGATCATCGACGGTGAGCTGGGTTCGAAGTTCCTGCGGGACGTCGGCGACTTCCTCACGGATCCGGAGGCGGCGCTGCTCGCCTGGACCTGA
- a CDS encoding LppU/SCO3897 family protein, with protein MTSEGPHRPGQEPDEVSPGAGGPAPYGDRPAQPDNGQNAAGPDLGWAPPPPTRSNPSAPAWATQPEQPPAPAWGAAAAPQPNDPAQPAWAAGGGASEPPQQQPGGWPGNDGASAPAQPDPWAAQQQGWTPAEQTSPAPAWTPNTPAEQPDWVQVQPAARGAAQVPPATAAWPAQEDPANGWGGAAQADPPAADWRGAESAQSDAPQAAGWSGGAQQDQGAGNSGWPAGGARDDQPVWTPAEQSPPAWGQPAEATEQPAPGWGQAAEATEQPAPGWGQAAQPNAARGAAQVPAPTTTWPAQDDPANSGGWAAQQQAQPAGWNDGSDARQDQPARQDQPAQPAAWGAAEGRPQQPDWVLSQPEQPTERPEQAAWTPAEPSNLPARASASVPTSDGTPNWAASPDNAAQGNSGGVAEVEPWAPGEVWGRAEAEASAQSRGGWEADRGDEAPVYQPGPAPGISPANAVPLPPQEQRVPGASLAAAPPADYAPQAQFAPIPEQPAYAERETPDAAAQYGGRSEDVPASGAMVPAPRTSPESGAGRAVVPVSDAESAAGAAARATASASVPLASRVMPPTDQAIRPTGTATPQPRVYGRPARPEPEAEPEPEAFQGDPGADRQGAPEWQNDAPRQATPDWQSEGQRQIAPDWQNDAQRQIGPGWGGEPPADPRFDDRQPPPNAFNEAPGAPPAFPPGVPSFVDAPGNNRPVNGTRPHAGAEPPADQFGGPASPAAGTVNGTPTFGAPNFGAPGSSGPDFGGPGFGGPATEPAPGGAFPPSFPPPPQSAPSWGQETGQADQGRFDSFKPAADEPKVEPPTPKVRNGRVLAAVLIAAVLILAVPLGLLLLLGKVGGDDAPAFDPAVGTCVKQSGQGGATAADCGEASAFTIVSKVDAKEKCADPTQPHVVLPGGGTNRVLCLKPATK; from the coding sequence ATGACGTCCGAGGGCCCGCACCGCCCCGGCCAAGAGCCGGACGAGGTGTCACCGGGCGCCGGCGGACCGGCGCCGTACGGCGACCGCCCGGCGCAGCCGGACAACGGCCAGAACGCCGCCGGTCCCGACCTGGGCTGGGCACCCCCGCCCCCGACGCGGTCCAACCCGTCGGCGCCGGCATGGGCGACCCAGCCGGAGCAGCCACCGGCCCCCGCCTGGGGCGCCGCCGCTGCTCCGCAGCCCAACGACCCGGCGCAGCCTGCCTGGGCCGCGGGCGGTGGCGCGAGCGAGCCGCCGCAGCAGCAGCCCGGCGGGTGGCCCGGCAACGATGGCGCGTCCGCTCCGGCGCAGCCCGACCCCTGGGCCGCCCAGCAGCAGGGCTGGACGCCCGCCGAGCAGACCTCACCCGCGCCGGCCTGGACCCCGAACACCCCCGCTGAGCAGCCCGACTGGGTGCAGGTGCAGCCGGCCGCGCGGGGCGCCGCGCAGGTTCCCCCCGCCACCGCCGCCTGGCCCGCCCAGGAGGACCCGGCCAACGGCTGGGGCGGCGCGGCGCAGGCCGACCCTCCCGCCGCTGACTGGCGCGGGGCAGAGTCTGCGCAGTCCGACGCACCGCAGGCCGCCGGCTGGTCCGGTGGCGCTCAGCAGGACCAGGGCGCTGGCAACAGCGGCTGGCCCGCCGGCGGTGCCCGGGACGACCAGCCGGTGTGGACTCCGGCGGAGCAGTCGCCACCGGCCTGGGGGCAGCCCGCCGAAGCGACCGAGCAGCCCGCCCCCGGCTGGGGTCAGGCCGCCGAAGCGACCGAGCAGCCCGCCCCGGGCTGGGGTCAGGCCGCCCAGCCGAACGCCGCCCGTGGCGCTGCCCAGGTCCCGGCTCCGACGACGACCTGGCCCGCCCAGGACGACCCGGCCAACTCCGGCGGGTGGGCCGCGCAGCAGCAGGCGCAACCCGCAGGGTGGAACGACGGCAGCGACGCACGGCAGGACCAGCCCGCGCGGCAGGACCAGCCCGCTCAGCCGGCCGCCTGGGGCGCCGCCGAGGGCCGCCCACAGCAGCCCGACTGGGTGCTCTCCCAACCTGAGCAGCCGACTGAGCGGCCGGAGCAGGCGGCGTGGACCCCCGCGGAGCCGAGCAACCTCCCCGCCCGTGCCAGCGCCAGCGTGCCCACCAGCGACGGCACGCCCAACTGGGCCGCCAGCCCGGACAACGCCGCACAGGGCAACTCCGGCGGTGTGGCGGAGGTCGAGCCGTGGGCGCCCGGTGAGGTGTGGGGTCGCGCGGAGGCCGAAGCTTCCGCGCAGTCCCGTGGCGGCTGGGAGGCCGACCGGGGCGACGAGGCACCGGTCTACCAGCCCGGGCCCGCGCCGGGCATCTCACCGGCGAACGCGGTACCGCTGCCTCCGCAGGAGCAGCGCGTCCCGGGTGCCAGCCTGGCCGCCGCCCCGCCGGCCGACTACGCGCCCCAGGCCCAGTTCGCTCCGATCCCCGAGCAGCCCGCCTACGCCGAGCGGGAGACCCCGGACGCCGCCGCGCAGTACGGTGGCCGCTCCGAGGACGTCCCAGCGAGCGGCGCGATGGTTCCTGCCCCGCGTACCTCTCCGGAGTCCGGAGCGGGCCGCGCGGTCGTACCGGTGTCGGACGCCGAGTCGGCAGCCGGCGCGGCGGCCCGGGCCACGGCGAGCGCTTCGGTGCCGCTGGCCAGCCGGGTGATGCCCCCGACCGACCAGGCCATCCGACCGACCGGCACGGCAACACCGCAACCCCGGGTGTACGGCCGCCCGGCTCGACCGGAGCCGGAGGCCGAGCCGGAGCCGGAGGCGTTCCAGGGCGACCCGGGCGCGGACCGCCAGGGTGCTCCGGAGTGGCAGAACGACGCGCCACGGCAGGCCACGCCCGACTGGCAGAGCGAGGGGCAGCGGCAGATCGCCCCCGACTGGCAGAACGACGCGCAGCGGCAGATCGGGCCCGGCTGGGGCGGCGAGCCTCCGGCCGATCCGCGCTTCGACGACCGGCAGCCCCCACCGAACGCGTTCAACGAGGCCCCGGGTGCGCCACCGGCGTTCCCGCCCGGTGTGCCGTCCTTCGTCGACGCCCCGGGCAACAACAGGCCGGTGAACGGCACTCGGCCGCACGCCGGTGCCGAGCCGCCGGCGGACCAGTTCGGCGGCCCCGCGTCGCCTGCCGCTGGCACGGTGAACGGGACGCCGACCTTCGGTGCGCCGAACTTCGGTGCGCCGGGCTCCAGCGGGCCGGACTTCGGCGGCCCGGGCTTCGGCGGTCCGGCGACCGAGCCGGCGCCGGGCGGCGCCTTCCCGCCGTCATTCCCGCCACCGCCGCAGTCCGCGCCGTCCTGGGGCCAGGAGACCGGCCAGGCCGACCAGGGCCGGTTCGACTCGTTCAAGCCGGCCGCCGACGAGCCAAAGGTGGAGCCACCGACGCCGAAGGTACGCAACGGCCGGGTGCTGGCCGCAGTGCTGATCGCCGCCGTGCTCATCCTGGCGGTGCCGCTCGGCCTGCTGCTACTGCTCGGCAAGGTCGGCGGAGACGACGCGCCGGCCTTCGACCCGGCGGTCGGCACCTGCGTGAAGCAGTCCGGGCAGGGCGGCGCCACTGCGGCGGACTGCGGCGAGGCGAGCGCGTTCACGATCGTCTCGAAGGTGGACGCCAAGGAGAAGTGCGCCGACCCGACGCAGCCCCACGTGGTGCTGCCGGGTGGGGGCACCAACCGGGTGCTCTGCCTGAAGCCGGCCACGAAGTAG
- a CDS encoding NHL domain-containing thioredoxin family protein, giving the protein MGTTARVRAPELRGRQWLNTGGRELKLADLRGKIVIADFWTFCCINCLHVLDELRPLEEKYGDVLVVIGVHSPKFEHEKDADALAAAVERYGVHHPVLDDPEMDMWQQYAARAWPTLSVIDPEGYVVATMAGEGHAEGLARLIDELVATHEAKGTLHRGDGPYVPPPAPETALRFPGKAVLLPNGNLLVSDSARHSLVEVDPDGETPVRRIGSGERGRADGPAAAATFSEPQGLCLLPTHVAEVAGYDLVVADTVNHLLRGVRLESGEVVTVAGSGRQWRAEVDDHAHDAFAVDLSSPWDLAWYDDKLIIAMAGIHQLWWFDPIKRTAGMYAGTTVEALRDGPLAEAWMAQPSGLSVTADGTRLWVADSETSSVRYVENGVLGTAVGQGLFDFGHVDGPAESALLQHPLGVCALPDGSVLIADTYNGAVRRFDPASNQVSTVADGLAEPSDLVLTPSGEVLVVESAAHRLTRLAPGALSAAGASTVDGPRHRTERKPTDVAAGEVTLDIVFTPAPGQKLDETYGPSTRLVISASPPELLVEGAGTGTELSRRLVLNGEITAGVLQVTAQAATCDADVEHAACHLTRQDWGVPVRVVDGAVTRLPLVLRGLDA; this is encoded by the coding sequence ATGGGAACGACAGCGCGTGTACGCGCCCCCGAGCTACGAGGCCGGCAGTGGCTCAACACCGGTGGGCGCGAACTGAAGCTCGCCGACCTTCGCGGCAAGATCGTGATCGCAGATTTTTGGACGTTCTGCTGTATCAACTGCCTGCACGTGCTCGATGAGCTGCGCCCGTTGGAGGAGAAGTACGGCGACGTGCTCGTCGTGATCGGCGTGCACTCGCCTAAGTTCGAGCACGAGAAGGACGCCGACGCGCTCGCCGCCGCCGTGGAGCGGTACGGGGTGCACCACCCCGTACTCGACGATCCCGAGATGGACATGTGGCAGCAGTACGCGGCCCGGGCCTGGCCGACCCTGTCGGTGATCGACCCCGAGGGTTACGTGGTGGCCACCATGGCCGGCGAGGGGCACGCCGAAGGGCTGGCCCGACTGATCGACGAACTGGTCGCCACCCATGAGGCCAAGGGCACCCTGCACCGGGGGGACGGCCCGTACGTTCCGCCGCCGGCACCGGAGACCGCGCTGCGCTTCCCGGGTAAGGCGGTGTTGCTGCCGAACGGCAACCTGCTGGTCTCGGACTCGGCCCGGCACTCCCTGGTCGAGGTCGACCCGGACGGCGAGACGCCGGTACGTCGGATCGGCTCGGGTGAGCGGGGCCGGGCGGACGGGCCGGCCGCCGCGGCGACGTTCTCCGAGCCGCAGGGGCTGTGCCTGCTGCCCACGCATGTCGCCGAGGTGGCCGGTTACGACCTGGTGGTGGCCGACACGGTCAATCACCTGCTGCGCGGCGTACGGCTGGAGTCCGGTGAGGTGGTCACGGTGGCCGGCAGTGGGCGGCAGTGGCGTGCCGAGGTCGACGACCACGCCCACGACGCGTTCGCCGTCGACCTCTCCTCCCCGTGGGACCTGGCCTGGTACGACGACAAGCTGATCATCGCGATGGCGGGCATCCACCAGCTCTGGTGGTTCGACCCGATCAAGCGGACCGCCGGCATGTACGCCGGCACCACAGTGGAGGCGCTGCGTGACGGCCCGCTGGCCGAGGCGTGGATGGCGCAGCCGTCGGGGCTCTCCGTCACCGCCGACGGCACCCGGCTCTGGGTGGCCGACAGCGAGACCAGCTCGGTGCGGTACGTGGAGAACGGGGTGCTGGGCACCGCCGTCGGGCAGGGCCTGTTCGACTTCGGGCACGTGGACGGTCCGGCGGAGTCGGCGCTGCTGCAGCACCCGTTGGGCGTGTGCGCGCTGCCGGACGGGTCGGTGCTGATCGCGGACACGTACAACGGCGCGGTGCGCCGCTTCGACCCGGCCAGCAATCAGGTCTCCACCGTCGCCGACGGGTTGGCGGAGCCGAGCGACCTGGTGCTCACCCCGTCCGGTGAGGTGCTGGTGGTGGAGTCCGCCGCGCACCGGTTGACCCGGCTCGCGCCGGGCGCCCTGTCGGCGGCGGGTGCCAGCACGGTGGACGGGCCTCGGCACCGCACCGAGCGCAAGCCGACCGACGTGGCGGCCGGCGAGGTCACCCTGGACATCGTCTTCACCCCGGCGCCGGGGCAGAAGCTGGACGAGACGTACGGGCCGTCGACCCGGTTGGTGATCTCCGCGTCCCCGCCGGAGCTGCTGGTGGAGGGTGCTGGGACGGGCACCGAGCTGTCCCGCCGGCTGGTGCTCAACGGCGAGATCACCGCGGGGGTGCTGCAGGTGACCGCGCAGGCGGCGACCTGTGACGCGGACGTCGAGCACGCGGCGTGCCACCTGACCCGGCAGGACTGGGGCGTACCGGTCCGGGTGGTCGACGGGGCCGTGACCCGGCTGCCGCTGGTGCTCCGCGGCCTGGACGCCTGA
- a CDS encoding LamB/YcsF family protein: MDLNADLGEGFGIWRLGDDEALLSLVTSANVACGFHGGDPSTMRRVCEGAARRGVAVGAQVGYRDLAGFGRRHIAYDFAELRDEVTYQLGALDAFCRLFRTRVRYLKPHGALYHAASTDESQAAAVVAAVSGYNPELPVLCLPGSTLAQLAVGAGLPVVAEAFADRAYLPNGALVPRGTPGAVITDPEQVAERAARMATERSVVAVDGTVIPCSVDSICVHGDTPGAVSAAELVRATLIDAGVTVTPFA, from the coding sequence ATGGACCTCAACGCTGACCTGGGCGAGGGATTCGGCATCTGGCGACTCGGCGACGACGAGGCGCTGCTGAGCCTCGTCACCTCCGCCAACGTCGCCTGCGGCTTTCATGGCGGCGACCCGTCCACCATGCGGCGGGTCTGCGAGGGCGCCGCGCGACGCGGGGTCGCGGTGGGCGCGCAGGTCGGCTACCGGGACCTGGCCGGCTTCGGCCGGCGGCACATCGCGTACGACTTCGCCGAGCTACGCGACGAGGTGACCTACCAGTTGGGGGCGCTTGACGCGTTCTGCCGGCTGTTCCGTACCCGGGTCCGCTACCTCAAGCCGCACGGCGCGCTATACCACGCGGCCAGCACCGACGAGTCCCAGGCAGCGGCGGTGGTCGCCGCGGTCAGCGGTTACAACCCCGAGTTGCCAGTGCTCTGCCTGCCCGGCTCGACGCTCGCCCAACTCGCCGTCGGCGCGGGCCTGCCGGTGGTCGCCGAGGCCTTCGCCGACCGCGCCTACCTGCCCAACGGGGCGCTGGTGCCGCGCGGCACCCCGGGCGCGGTGATCACCGACCCGGAGCAGGTGGCCGAACGGGCGGCACGGATGGCCACCGAACGCAGCGTGGTGGCGGTGGACGGCACCGTCATCCCCTGCTCGGTCGACTCCATCTGCGTGCACGGCGACACCCCGGGCGCGGTCTCCGCCGCCGAACTCGTCCGCGCCACCCTGATCGACGCCGGCGTCACAGTGACCCCGTTCGCCTGA